CTTGTACCTGTCACCGACCGGTAGCCACGTGCTGGAACCTGTCGTAAAGCCGGCCATCGCTGTATCATCCCACTGGAACGGTGTGCGGCATGGATCGCGCGACTTTTCCTCGTACAAGTCTTTGCCCGCATTGCAGGCGGCCGGATCGACCGTATCCTCCCAGGAGATGTGCACATCCGTCATGCCAATCTCTTCCCCCTGATACGTGACACTCGCTCCAGAAAGGCTGAGCAAGATCATGTTCAGCGCGTCAATACGTTCTTCCCCAAGGCGTGACCCAACACGTGGTCGATCGTGGTTTCCCATCTGTCAAGAAAATGTGCTAAATGTCGAGCATTACCGAGTCAACAAGCCAAATCGCTAACTTACCACCCAGTTCGGCACCTGGCCAGCGGGTAAGATACTCATCCAGTCCTTTACTACCTTCACGTAATCAGATGCCGTCGATTGCTGGTTCACCTCAGTGATAAGCCTAAAGTTAAACGGCATATGCGATCCCAACCGTCCAGTGCTGCTACCGTAGTAGGTCTTTATAACGTCCAGCGATGAGTAGGCTTCCGTCATCATGACCCTAGTCTCCCCACCGTGTTGTTGCTGATAAGCATCAATTAGTTCCCTCCACTCGTACACCATCTCGACCGTTTCGGGCAAATCTTGAGTGTAGATATGGGACAGGTAGTTGGtatcatccggatcgtccacCAACCCACTCAACGGTTCGTCACGCAGCTCCGTATCTTCAAACAGTGTCGGCACGGCATCGATTCGAAAACCATCCACTCCTTTGTCCAGCCAGAACAGTATCACATCCTTCATTTCCTGCACTACCGTTGGATTGCGGTAGTTGAGATCGGGTTGCTCTACAGTGAACTGGTGTAGGTAGTACTGCTGTCGCTTATCGCTCCACTGCCAAGCACTGCCCCGGAATGCTTGAATCTAGcacaagaaaatcaatcagTAGTGTGGAGTTGTGGATTGCTTTAGTTTACCTACCCAATTGTTGGGTGGTAAATTTCTTCCACCATCCGGATTCGTTTTACCATCATGCCACACGTAATAATCTTCGTAGCCTGATTCTCGGTTTTCTGACTTGATGAACCACTCGTGCAGATTGCTCGAATGATTCGGTACAAAATCCATGATCACCTTCAAGCCGAGAGCATGCGCCTGCTCCACTAGCTGCTCAAAATCAGCCATCGTACCAAACTCCTCGTGAATGTCGCGGAAATCGGATATATCGTAGCCAAAGTCCACCATTGGCGATTTGTAGATGGGTGAGAGCCAAAATGCCTTAATGCCTATCGATTTCAGGTATGGTAGCTTCGATGCAATACCGTTCAAATCTCCCACTCCATCACCATCACTATCCATAAACGATCTGGGATATATTTGATAGAATGCTGCCTTTTGCCACCAATCACGGCTGGTCGGTTCGGTTAGATTTAAACATCGCACCCAAGGCACGATCAGAACTGCACACACTACTGGAACAAGTTTCAGAACGCCCATCGTCACTTTATGTTACAGCCACTCTCTAATGCGTATCGTTTTATATATTTTCGCTATCTGGAAAGTTCAATCAGGAAGCAAATAGGATCAACTGATCAAATCGACCGAGACCCGATAAGATAATATTGATGTAACGAAGGGATTTAAAGCAGCAGGCAGCAGTAGTTGAAGTGCTTTAACATTAAACTGTTCCCTTTTATCTCCGACAGTTCCTTGAAAATGCACCTGATAAACGTAACGGAGGCGCCCAGAAAGTAAAGTAACTCTTGGGCATTCCTCCAAGTGTTTTAGTGTTACCATTAAAAGACGAATTGCAAAGAAAAGGTacaatttgaaataatttattttggtGAGATTGCATTAATCTTATTTACAGGCAGATGAGTCTTCTAACACTATTTATCTGATtgaattgtatttttaatatatCTTATTTAAGTTAGGGCTTATGCACGCACTGCGCTCACCTAGTCGAGTACCTGTGTTTTCCTAAATGAAAAAAGTCTGTTGTTCTTTCAACCGGAGGCAGCCAGTGCTTAAGTGTTTCCGGTTCAGTTCGATTCAATCGCTGTGTAGGCAGGCAGGCTAGTCACTGGTGACGGAAGGCCGTCTAACACGCTCACTTGAGGTACAATTCGATTGTACTGCTGTAGCAATAACTGGATTCAATTCGTTTATCACAAACCTACCGTTCATTTGATGTATTTCATTCTAAACTGGAGGTCCCAACAATCCTCGTACTCCACACCTCGTC
This genomic window from Anopheles maculipalpis chromosome 2RL, idAnoMacuDA_375_x, whole genome shotgun sequence contains:
- the LOC126556015 gene encoding maltase A3-like encodes the protein MGVLKLVPVVCAVLIVPWVRCLNLTEPTSRDWWQKAAFYQIYPRSFMDSDGDGVGDLNGIASKLPYLKSIGIKAFWLSPIYKSPMVDFGYDISDFRDIHEEFGTMADFEQLVEQAHALGLKVIMDFVPNHSSNLHEWFIKSENRESGYEDYYVWHDGKTNPDGGRNLPPNNWIQAFRGSAWQWSDKRQQYYLHQFTVEQPDLNYRNPTVVQEMKDVILFWLDKGVDGFRIDAVPTLFEDTELRDEPLSGLVDDPDDTNYLSHIYTQDLPETVEMVYEWRELIDAYQQQHGGETRVMMTEAYSSLDVIKTYYGSSTGRLGSHMPFNFRLITEVNQQSTASDYVKVVKDWMSILPAGQVPNWVMGNHDRPRVGSRLGEERIDALNMILLSLSGASVTYQGEEIGMTDVHISWEDTVDPAACNAGKDLYEEKSRDPCRTPFQWDDTAMAGFTTGSSTWLPVGDRYKEVNVLVQQQAEKSHLKVYRSMMELRKSKTFQLGTVKAVAISDTVLAVVRELSNFSTYITLANLGSQLEVINAVGLSDSLPDKLFFDVVSVGSHNIRGGSVATKDIVLLPNEAFVLKARVGPVEKVYSSICESWLQ